A single Fundidesulfovibrio putealis DSM 16056 DNA region contains:
- a CDS encoding MobA/MobL family protein — MAIYHCNISNVGKASGSACAKHQYVTREGKYAFGEGEESDLAHTHSANMPRWAEENPQAYWKAADEFSRANAQVCKEVRFALPRELNREQQIELARSYAQRMSQAEGGRHPYTLGIHDDGTNPHAHLQLSASINDGIEREPEQWFKRYNGKTPERGGARRSPDFHDKEFIERARVSWEQEANQALERAGHEARISRLTLEEQGIERTPQIHVGYRDPARPEVHDMRSARNMDIQAGNARHVQEVGHLGRAEQELATLNRELEAIRAKQAQEQGQGLRHSHSQPQAQAPPLTWEEMQAQLKQQIAEMEKKITAMEGVNKPQQAPHVAQQPKPGGSPKPQAEAVKVEAPRAGQNQPPPIEQPTAHVQEPTRAAQAPEVKPEASQAHRKATPEPRPQVDQVERQASAAKVETPTPAPSRSATSKPETDNQVKATPSQQKPFKSEAQLNEHIKNMDAEIVYGKPVVSEDEISRMEKEFKVFEKQAIEKEDATIELGKYGIEWCESAHKTYQSVKEYQKQEAKMKGLGAAVERASQKKDVSGVDMVKYEGKNSALKAVSTLYNVAHMNLKDCAVNLCKNVAYKAVENYLAATCPGASLALAAVRALGLKKDLVQAATPVG; from the coding sequence ATGGCAATCTATCACTGCAACATCTCCAACGTCGGCAAAGCCTCCGGTAGCGCGTGCGCCAAGCATCAGTACGTCACGCGGGAAGGCAAGTACGCCTTTGGAGAAGGGGAAGAATCCGACCTCGCGCACACCCACAGCGCGAACATGCCACGATGGGCCGAAGAGAACCCGCAAGCCTACTGGAAGGCCGCGGACGAGTTCAGCCGAGCCAACGCCCAGGTATGCAAAGAGGTCCGGTTCGCCTTGCCCAGGGAGCTCAACCGGGAACAGCAGATAGAGCTTGCCCGGAGCTACGCCCAGCGCATGAGCCAGGCCGAGGGGGGAAGGCATCCCTACACTCTGGGCATCCATGACGACGGGACGAACCCACACGCCCACTTGCAGCTTTCGGCCAGCATCAACGACGGCATCGAGCGGGAGCCAGAACAGTGGTTCAAGCGGTACAACGGAAAGACCCCAGAGCGGGGCGGGGCCAGGAGATCGCCCGACTTCCACGACAAGGAATTTATAGAGCGGGCGCGGGTTTCGTGGGAACAGGAAGCCAATCAGGCGTTAGAGCGGGCCGGGCATGAAGCCCGGATAAGTCGTCTCACCCTGGAAGAACAGGGCATCGAGCGGACGCCTCAGATCCACGTGGGCTACCGAGATCCGGCCCGGCCAGAGGTCCACGACATGAGGTCGGCCAGGAATATGGACATTCAGGCCGGAAACGCCCGGCACGTCCAGGAAGTGGGCCACCTGGGGCGGGCCGAGCAGGAGCTTGCCACCCTCAACCGAGAGCTTGAAGCCATCCGGGCCAAGCAGGCTCAGGAGCAGGGGCAAGGACTTCGCCACAGCCACAGTCAGCCCCAGGCGCAAGCCCCGCCCCTCACCTGGGAGGAGATGCAAGCGCAGCTGAAGCAGCAGATCGCGGAGATGGAAAAGAAGATCACGGCCATGGAAGGCGTGAACAAGCCCCAACAGGCCCCGCACGTCGCGCAGCAGCCGAAGCCGGGCGGCAGTCCAAAGCCCCAGGCCGAGGCCGTGAAGGTGGAGGCGCCACGCGCCGGCCAGAATCAGCCCCCCCCGATTGAGCAGCCCACCGCGCACGTTCAGGAACCCACGAGGGCGGCACAGGCCCCGGAAGTGAAGCCCGAAGCCTCGCAGGCTCACCGGAAAGCGACCCCGGAGCCACGCCCCCAGGTGGACCAGGTTGAGCGCCAGGCGTCAGCGGCGAAGGTCGAGACGCCCACGCCCGCACCGTCCAGATCGGCCACTTCCAAGCCGGAAACGGACAACCAGGTCAAAGCCACACCTTCACAGCAGAAGCCTTTCAAGTCAGAGGCACAGCTTAACGAGCATATCAAGAATATGGATGCTGAAATCGTCTATGGGAAGCCTGTTGTTTCTGAAGACGAGATAAGCAGAATGGAGAAAGAGTTTAAGGTGTTTGAGAAGCAAGCTATTGAAAAGGAAGATGCAACAATAGAGCTTGGGAAGTATGGTATTGAATGGTGCGAAAGTGCGCATAAAACATATCAGTCCGTCAAAGAGTATCAGAAGCAAGAAGCAAAGATGAAAGGTCTTGGCGCTGCTGTTGAAAGAGCGAGCCAGAAAAAGGATGTTAGCGGCGTTGATATGGTAAAATATGAAGGTAAAAATAGCGCCTTAAAGGCGGTGTCAACGCTTTATAATGTGGCGCATATGAACCTTAAAGATTGCGCTGTGAATTTATGCAAGAAT